A DNA window from Luteolibacter luteus contains the following coding sequences:
- a CDS encoding acetoacetate decarboxylase family protein, which translates to MIPYTERDTDLNFRPPYRITGVESLSVVRKINGDEAQKWIDETLNWRPDGAEPEVRFTALPLAFVIFMKMAEMRSMDPLHSDWGAVSESEMVVTLPVVAWGKGFPSIKFYPIVLCLDSSPAMISGREAFGFPKIMGQVDIDANGGEARCEVTPKLGQPKTAKNCRLLALLRTDESVEAEDIGEHRSFSKSLAEVVKEELLGEAEPGFLDDLWKIDWGDILIDSIFEKAIAMFGDLKSSQEFVFLKQFRDVTNPAEACYRAVATSDMTFSNLTHLSREEGEWELVVPEFRSSDLLHRIGLVSGKVGAPLRAKFQFDLSLGRKIWST; encoded by the coding sequence ATGATCCCCTATACCGAACGTGATACCGACCTTAATTTCAGGCCTCCCTACCGGATTACCGGGGTGGAGTCGCTGTCGGTCGTCAGGAAAATCAATGGGGACGAGGCCCAGAAATGGATCGATGAGACCCTGAACTGGCGGCCGGATGGAGCGGAGCCGGAGGTGAGATTCACCGCCCTGCCGCTGGCATTCGTCATCTTCATGAAGATGGCGGAGATGCGATCCATGGATCCTCTCCATAGTGATTGGGGAGCGGTCTCGGAGTCAGAGATGGTGGTGACGCTGCCGGTGGTGGCATGGGGGAAGGGGTTTCCCTCCATCAAGTTCTATCCGATCGTTCTCTGCCTCGATTCCTCGCCAGCGATGATCAGCGGGCGGGAGGCCTTCGGCTTTCCGAAGATCATGGGCCAGGTGGATATCGACGCGAATGGTGGTGAGGCCCGCTGCGAGGTCACGCCGAAGCTCGGCCAGCCGAAGACGGCGAAGAATTGCCGCCTGCTCGCCCTGCTGCGCACCGATGAATCCGTTGAAGCGGAAGACATCGGCGAGCATCGTTCTTTCTCGAAGAGCCTCGCGGAAGTCGTGAAGGAAGAGCTTCTGGGGGAAGCTGAACCGGGCTTCCTGGACGATCTCTGGAAGATCGACTGGGGCGATATCCTGATCGATTCGATTTTCGAGAAGGCCATCGCGATGTTCGGGGATCTCAAGAGCTCGCAGGAGTTCGTTTTCCTGAAGCAATTTCGCGACGTCACGAATCCGGCAGAAGCCTGTTATCGCGCCGTGGCCACCAGCGACATGACCTTCTCCAATCTCACGCACCTGAGCCGTGAGGAAGGAGAGTGGGAGCTTGTCGTGCCGGAATTCCGCAGCAGCGACCTGCTTCATCGCATCGGCCTCGTTTCGGGGAAGGTGGGGGCACCTCTCCGGGCGAAGTTTCAGTTCGATTTGTCCTTGGGCCGGAAGATCTGGTCCACCTGA
- a CDS encoding response regulator has product MSANPQTRDLLLVDDHPIILVAVKALVESKMPGYRLHCAQCQADAVEIAATVKPALAVVDMVLPDGDGLELIRKLKDINSTCKVLVFSMQSELRYGPRALKAGASGYLMKGDRVSALFEALQMVEAGRIYCSPALTEEMMRSWSKNPAAGIETLSDREFQVFRLMGEGRSTKEISKLLEISTKTVDSHRENMKAKLGCSNSTELLLQARDWLGIANGNIRDT; this is encoded by the coding sequence ATGTCTGCCAATCCTCAAACTCGTGACTTATTGTTGGTGGATGATCACCCGATCATCCTTGTGGCCGTCAAAGCCTTGGTGGAATCCAAGATGCCGGGCTACCGCCTTCACTGCGCGCAGTGCCAAGCAGATGCCGTGGAGATCGCGGCGACCGTGAAGCCCGCCCTTGCGGTGGTGGACATGGTCCTGCCGGATGGCGATGGACTGGAACTCATCCGCAAGCTGAAGGATATCAACTCCACCTGCAAGGTGCTGGTTTTCAGCATGCAGTCGGAGCTTCGCTACGGTCCCCGAGCGCTCAAGGCGGGTGCTTCCGGTTACCTGATGAAGGGAGACCGCGTCTCCGCTTTGTTTGAGGCGCTCCAGATGGTGGAGGCCGGGCGCATCTATTGTTCGCCTGCGCTTACCGAGGAGATGATGCGGAGTTGGTCGAAAAATCCGGCCGCAGGGATCGAGACTCTCAGCGACCGAGAGTTCCAAGTCTTCCGCCTGATGGGTGAGGGCCGCTCGACGAAGGAGATCTCGAAGTTATTGGAAATCAGCACGAAAACGGTGGATAGCCATCGTGAGAACATGAAGGCGAAGCTCGGTTGTTCCAATAGCACCGAGTTGTTGCTCCAAGCCCGTGACTGGCTTGGTATCGCAAATGGCAATATCAGGGATACCTGA
- a CDS encoding AAA family ATPase, with protein MKTKLRSLSRGQRMKAALLSSLAYRPQLVVLDEPFSGLDPLVRDEFLNGLLELTETEGWTVWISSHDIEEVERFADRVAFLNAGRVDLQEDTEGLLARFRQVELWFDEDAAKPAEIPEGWLNLQANGRSIRLVDSNYDESSSSFAFSNSFPDMRRHEARRMTLREIFVALARSGRAKPV; from the coding sequence TTGAAGACGAAGCTGCGCTCCCTCTCGCGCGGCCAGCGGATGAAGGCCGCGCTGCTCTCCTCGCTTGCCTATCGCCCGCAACTGGTGGTCCTGGATGAGCCCTTCAGCGGCCTCGATCCGCTGGTGCGGGACGAGTTTCTCAACGGCCTGCTCGAACTTACTGAAACGGAGGGGTGGACCGTGTGGATTTCCTCCCACGACATCGAGGAGGTCGAGCGCTTTGCAGACCGTGTTGCTTTCCTCAATGCCGGGCGCGTGGACCTGCAAGAGGACACCGAGGGTCTTCTCGCCCGCTTCCGGCAGGTCGAGCTGTGGTTCGATGAGGACGCGGCCAAGCCCGCGGAGATTCCGGAGGGCTGGCTGAATCTTCAGGCAAACGGGCGATCCATCCGCCTGGTGGATTCAAACTACGATGAATCCAGTAGTTCGTTCGCTTTCTCCAATTCTTTCCCTGACATGCGGCGCCACGAGGCGCGCCGGATGACCTTGCGGGAGATCTTTGTCGCGCTCGCCCGGAGCGGCCGGGCCAAACCCGTCTAA